The Sulfobacillus thermosulfidooxidans genome segment TATGGCGTCCCAACGCCGTTAAAACCATGCGTTCTCCACTTAGACTGAAAATACGGACAATCAACCAGAGCCCCAATCGGTCATCCCCCTCTCATCCCATCTTCATCTTATGGGACAAGAGAGGGCCCTCATGCTAAGAGTTCGTCGAGGAGGGTGGAGCTTTTTCGATAATCCGGGGACTTGGGCGATACCGGTCGATGCCGAGTGGCTTTATCTCGGTTCCATTCTGACCTTTAATTTCTAGCCAGTTTTGCACCCGCACCCCAGGTTGCCCGGGAGCTAGCACTTTTTCTTCTCCGGGTTTTAATGAAGCATTATAACGAACAATCGTTTTGAACGGATATGTTTGGAGAATTTTGTGGCGGACAATAATGTCCGGGCCTGGGCTTGCGCCCCAAATCTTCACCGTCATATGGCGGTCCTTAGCTTGAGCCGTTATTAATACGGGCGTGCTCCGGTTATTGCGGAATTGAAAATTGAGGTAATCACTAGCTACCGTGGCATCCTCTCCCGGTGGTAAATAGGGCACAGTCAATCCATGATTATGGCGCTCTACAATGGGCAAACCTGTACGCAATAAGGCCGAATATAAGGTGGAAGAACCTTGACATACACCTCCTCCTACTGAAGGAACAATCC includes the following:
- a CDS encoding VanW family protein, whose protein sequence is MRQWLVMALLGLLPQLLSHHASLPAREVTLSEYHQVAPIVLTSSIPSAGDGAQALKLPYVLGQQTTNYFHASPSQAQNIELAARRLNGTVVKPGHIFSYYSVVGPYTEENGYGWGRAFVGDRIVPSVGGGVCQGSSTLYSALLRTGLPIVERHNHGLTVPYLPPGEDATVASDYLNFQFRNNRSTPVLITAQAKDRHMTVKIWGASPGPDIIVRHKILQTYPFKTIVRYNASLKPGEEKVLAPGQPGVRVQNWLEIKGQNGTEIKPLGIDRYRPSPRIIEKAPPSSTNS